A window from Balearica regulorum gibbericeps isolate bBalReg1 chromosome 1, bBalReg1.pri, whole genome shotgun sequence encodes these proteins:
- the LOC104642980 gene encoding dicarboxylate carrier UCP2, which translates to MVGFKPPEVPPTAAVKFLGADVVTFPLDTAKARAGRGPRSRKSFGTIATTVRTEGPRSPYSGLAAGLQQQTSFASIRVGLYDSVKQFYAKGRLMAGCPTGTTAVAFAQPTEVVKVRFQAGREGGRRYQGTIDAYGTSARQEGGRGLGRGTSPNIARSAIVNCVELVTYDLIKDALLKSHLASGEAPGSAAETQLGPCNFHPEHPPGEGPLG; encoded by the exons ATGGTCGGGTTCAAGCCCCCCGAGGTGCCCCCGACGGCCGCTGTAAAGTTCCTTGGGGCCGATGTCGTCACCTTCCCCCTGGACACCGCCAAAGCGCG CGCCGGGAGGGGTCCGCGGTCACGTAAATCCTTTGGCACCATCGCCACCACGGTGAGGACGGAGGGACCCCGCAGCCCGTACAGCGGGTTGGCAgccgggctgcagcagcagacgAGCTTCGCCTCCATCCGCGTCGGGCTGTACGACTCGGTGAAGCAATTTTACGCCAAAGG CCGGCTGATGGCGGGCTGCCCCACAGGGACCACGGCGGTGGCCTTCGCCCAGCCCACGGAGGTGGTGAAGGTGCGTTTCCAAGCGGGCAGGGAGGGCGGCCGGCGCTACCAGGGTACCATCGATGCCTACGGAACCAGCGCCAGGCAGGAGGGCGGCCGCgggctggggagag GAACGTCCCCCAACATCGCCCGCAGCGCCATAGTGAACTGCGTCGAGCTGGTGACCTACGATCTCATCAAGGACGCGCTGCTCAAATCCCACCTCGCCAGCGGTGAGGCCCCCGGCTCCGCTGCGGAAACACAGCTTGGGCCGTGCAATTTCCATCCTGAGCATCCGCCTGGGGAGGGACCCCTGGG ATAA
- the LOC104632573 gene encoding putative mitochondrial transporter UCP3 isoform X1, translated as MVGLKPPEVPPTAAVKLVSAGMAACIADLCTFPLDTAKVRLQIQGEVRIPRSTSTVEYRGVLGTLSTMVRTEGPRSLYSGLVAGLQRQMSFASIRIGLYDSVKQLYTPKGAESESLRTPVPMHDPLPRGAQPTLGRTTLPGVHSPPNCIPPPRLSTPTTPGHSPRGPRGPCPHTAGGPHTGLGSPQSRGSQHLPSSGTGLAARVLAGCTTGAVAVACAQPTDVVKVRFQANGALLDGARRYSGTVDAYCTIAREEGIRGLWRGTLPNIARNAIVNCGELVTYDLIKDALLRAQLMTDNVPCHFVAAFGAGFCATVVASPVDVVKTRYMNAGPGQYRNVLSCLLALLMQDGLAGFYKGFVPSFLRLGSWNVVMFISYEQLQRAVALARPARS; from the exons ATGGTGGGTCTGAAGCCCCCCGAGGTGCCCCCGACGGCCGCCGTGAAGTTGGTCAGCGCCGGCATGGCCGCCTGCATCGCCGACCTCTGCACCTTCCCCCTGGACACCGCCAAAGTGCGGCTGCAG ATCCAGGGCGAGGTACGGATCCCCCGGAGCACCAGCACCGTGGAGTATCGGGGTGTTTTGGGGACGCTGAGCACCATGGTGAGGACGGAGGGACCCCGCAGCCTGTACAGCGGGCTGGTGGCCGGGCTGCAGCGGCAGATGAGCTTCGCCTCCATCCGCATCGGGCTGTACGACTCGGTGAAGCAGCTCTACACCCCCAAGGGAGCCGAGAGTGAGTCCCTGCGCACCCCCGTCCCGATGCACGACCCTCTCCCAAGAGGGGCGCAGCCCACCCTGGGCAGAACAACCCTCCCTGGCGTGCACAGCCCCCCAAACTgcatccccccgccccggctaAGCACCCCCACAACCCCAGGCCACTCACCCCGGGGTCCCCggggtccctgtccccacaCAGCTGGGGGTCCCCACACA GGCTTGGGGTCCCCGCAGAGCCGGGGGTCCCAGCACCTGCCCTCTTcaggcacagggctggcagcacGGGTGCTGGCGGGCTGTACCACGGGGGCGGTGGCAGTGGCGTGCGCCCAGCCCACCGACGTGGTCAAGGTACGGTTCCAGGCCAACGGGGCGCTGCTGGATGGTGCCCGCCGGTACAGCGGCACCGTGGATGCCTACTGCACCATCGCCAGGGAGGAGGGCATCCGCGGGCTCTGGAGAG GGACGCTGCCCAATATCGCCCGCAACGCCATTGTCAACTGCGGGGAGCTCGTCACCTACGACCTCATTAAGGACGCACTGCTGCGGGCACAGCTGATGACAG ACAATGTCCCCTGTCACTTCGTGGCCGCTTTTGGGGCCGGTTTCTGCGCCACGGTGGTGGCGTCACCGGTGGACGTGGTGAAGACGCGGTACATGAACGCTGGCCCCGGGCAGTACCGGAACGTGCTCAGCTGCCTCCTCGCCCTGCTCATGCAGGACGGCCTCGCCGGCTTCTACAAGGG ATTCGTCCCTTCCTTCCTGCGGCTCGGCTCCTGGAACGTGGTGATGTTCATCTCCTACGAGCAGCTGCAGCGTGCCGTGGCGCTGGCACGGCCAGCCCGGTCCTGA
- the LOC104632573 gene encoding putative mitochondrial transporter UCP3 isoform X2, translated as MVGLKPPEVPPTAAVKLVSAGMAACIADLCTFPLDTAKVRLQIQGEVRIPRSTSTVEYRGVLGTLSTMVRTEGPRSLYSGLVAGLQRQMSFASIRIGLYDSVKQLYTPKGAESTGLAARVLAGCTTGAVAVACAQPTDVVKVRFQANGALLDGARRYSGTVDAYCTIAREEGIRGLWRGTLPNIARNAIVNCGELVTYDLIKDALLRAQLMTDNVPCHFVAAFGAGFCATVVASPVDVVKTRYMNAGPGQYRNVLSCLLALLMQDGLAGFYKGFVPSFLRLGSWNVVMFISYEQLQRAVALARPARS; from the exons ATGGTGGGTCTGAAGCCCCCCGAGGTGCCCCCGACGGCCGCCGTGAAGTTGGTCAGCGCCGGCATGGCCGCCTGCATCGCCGACCTCTGCACCTTCCCCCTGGACACCGCCAAAGTGCGGCTGCAG ATCCAGGGCGAGGTACGGATCCCCCGGAGCACCAGCACCGTGGAGTATCGGGGTGTTTTGGGGACGCTGAGCACCATGGTGAGGACGGAGGGACCCCGCAGCCTGTACAGCGGGCTGGTGGCCGGGCTGCAGCGGCAGATGAGCTTCGCCTCCATCCGCATCGGGCTGTACGACTCGGTGAAGCAGCTCTACACCCCCAAGGGAGCCGAGA gcacagggctggcagcacGGGTGCTGGCGGGCTGTACCACGGGGGCGGTGGCAGTGGCGTGCGCCCAGCCCACCGACGTGGTCAAGGTACGGTTCCAGGCCAACGGGGCGCTGCTGGATGGTGCCCGCCGGTACAGCGGCACCGTGGATGCCTACTGCACCATCGCCAGGGAGGAGGGCATCCGCGGGCTCTGGAGAG GGACGCTGCCCAATATCGCCCGCAACGCCATTGTCAACTGCGGGGAGCTCGTCACCTACGACCTCATTAAGGACGCACTGCTGCGGGCACAGCTGATGACAG ACAATGTCCCCTGTCACTTCGTGGCCGCTTTTGGGGCCGGTTTCTGCGCCACGGTGGTGGCGTCACCGGTGGACGTGGTGAAGACGCGGTACATGAACGCTGGCCCCGGGCAGTACCGGAACGTGCTCAGCTGCCTCCTCGCCCTGCTCATGCAGGACGGCCTCGCCGGCTTCTACAAGGG ATTCGTCCCTTCCTTCCTGCGGCTCGGCTCCTGGAACGTGGTGATGTTCATCTCCTACGAGCAGCTGCAGCGTGCCGTGGCGCTGGCACGGCCAGCCCGGTCCTGA
- the LOC104632573 gene encoding putative mitochondrial transporter UCP3 isoform X3 produces the protein MVGLKPPEVPPTAAVKLVSAGMAACIADLCTFPLDTAKVRLQIQGEVRIPRSTSTVEYRGVLGTLSTMVRTEGPRSLYSGLVAGLQRQMSFASIRIGLYDSVKQLYTPKGAERTLPNIARNAIVNCGELVTYDLIKDALLRAQLMTDNVPCHFVAAFGAGFCATVVASPVDVVKTRYMNAGPGQYRNVLSCLLALLMQDGLAGFYKGFVPSFLRLGSWNVVMFISYEQLQRAVALARPARS, from the exons ATGGTGGGTCTGAAGCCCCCCGAGGTGCCCCCGACGGCCGCCGTGAAGTTGGTCAGCGCCGGCATGGCCGCCTGCATCGCCGACCTCTGCACCTTCCCCCTGGACACCGCCAAAGTGCGGCTGCAG ATCCAGGGCGAGGTACGGATCCCCCGGAGCACCAGCACCGTGGAGTATCGGGGTGTTTTGGGGACGCTGAGCACCATGGTGAGGACGGAGGGACCCCGCAGCCTGTACAGCGGGCTGGTGGCCGGGCTGCAGCGGCAGATGAGCTTCGCCTCCATCCGCATCGGGCTGTACGACTCGGTGAAGCAGCTCTACACCCCCAAGGGAGCCGAGA GGACGCTGCCCAATATCGCCCGCAACGCCATTGTCAACTGCGGGGAGCTCGTCACCTACGACCTCATTAAGGACGCACTGCTGCGGGCACAGCTGATGACAG ACAATGTCCCCTGTCACTTCGTGGCCGCTTTTGGGGCCGGTTTCTGCGCCACGGTGGTGGCGTCACCGGTGGACGTGGTGAAGACGCGGTACATGAACGCTGGCCCCGGGCAGTACCGGAACGTGCTCAGCTGCCTCCTCGCCCTGCTCATGCAGGACGGCCTCGCCGGCTTCTACAAGGG ATTCGTCCCTTCCTTCCTGCGGCTCGGCTCCTGGAACGTGGTGATGTTCATCTCCTACGAGCAGCTGCAGCGTGCCGTGGCGCTGGCACGGCCAGCCCGGTCCTGA